In Melanotaenia boesemani isolate fMelBoe1 chromosome 18, fMelBoe1.pri, whole genome shotgun sequence, the sequence gggctgaagaggggagcagaagtttgttattaactaaataaattaaattataactactacaagaaaaagaccggctAATGTATCGTCCCGGTTGTAgaatagatgaaaaattcactcgcactatctcacattttagtcacaaaatgcgaccatttggtcgcagtctggagccctgggtTATAATTTTCTGAATTGGTTTATATGAATGGATGTATTTTAAGTTGGACTAATGTGAATTtcactgaactggactgaactggattTTGTCATTGAAGAGCTCAGGGATGACTATGATGTGAACTggaacaatatatttaaaactgAATTGAAGGCTCCACCATGCAATTGTGTGgttacatttttgtgtttaaatcagATTTAGATGGATACATGGAacatgctttttatttggttcaGTAAGTAGAACTTAAAGTGTGACAGTGAAATCTGTGTGTAGGACAATGGTACTGCTAGTCCTACAGTAGTACTACAGTGGTACACACCTGAGGATCATCAATGAAGAAGCTCACACATTCGGAGCCCACGTTAAAATCAACCCAGAATTCGTCCAGCTTGTCGTCTTGTGGCCGAAACAGCTGCACAAAGAACATGACGTTAACAGTTCtggattttaaataaagcaacaaGTTGTGCTGTACCTGAGTGGAGTTAAGAAAGGCTCGCATGCAGGGGAAGGTGTAGACCCTGCCAGACAAAACACGGGAAATAATGAACCCGTATAATGGTACCTGTCAGATTTGCTCTGGTTTAAGGCTGTTTACCTCTTGTGGTCTCCATGGTAACGGTTAACAAAGTTTAGGAAACGCCTGCAGTCCtggaggaagagacagatggTAAGGGCAGACCAGGTAAGACAAGAGTTCAGAGAAACAGGTGAGTCACTCACCACCTCAAAGTCTGCGTCTCTGATGTCACAGAAGGCATTGCTGATGTCATGGCTGGAGAACCACTGATTGGCTCTCTGCTTGCGGTCTCTGCGTGGAGTCAGACGACACAGAGCCTCTGATAGGCTGACCTGCAGCTCGTAGTCTGAAACAGAGAACCACAGACATGACCGGTCTGGTCCACGTCTGTTTACTGTCATCTTGGAAAATGGCTGTTCCATCAGGGAAGaaggaataacctgctcattcagtatattcagatgtcagctgacctcattctggACTAAATCTGGACtcttcagaccacatgaccttgcattgctccagagtccagtctttatggtCTCTAgtaaactgaagcctttttctccagttagcctcactgattagtggttttcttgtGGATCACAGATCACATCAAACCATGTCGGATCAGACTGAACCAGGCCAGGCCAGACTGAACAAAGTCAGACCATGTTGGACCAGACCGAATAAGGTCAGACCAGATCCGACCATGTTGGACCAAATCGAACCGGGTCAGACCAGAATGAACAAAGTCAGACCAGGTTGGATCAGATCAGACCGGCTTGGACCAGACTGAACCAGATCAGACCATGTTGGACCAGATCGAATAAGGTCAGACCAGATCGGACCAGATCAGACCAGGTCAAACTCGACTGAACTAGGTCAGACCAGATTGAACCAAGTCAGACCACATTGAACCAGGTCGGACCAGACTGAACCAGGTCGGACCAGACTGAACTAGGTCGGACCAGACTGAACCAGGTTGTCCAGAATTAACAAAGTCAGACCAGGTTGGATCAGATTGGACCAGCTTGGACCAAATTGAACCAGATCAGACCATGTTGGACCAGACCGAATAAGGTCAGACCAGATTGGACCAGGTTGAACCAGATCAGACCAGGTCAAACTCGAATGAACTAGGTCAGACCACATTGAACCAGGTCGGACCAGACTGAACCAGGGCGGACCAGGTCAGACTAGATTGAACCAGGGTCTATGGGTCCTCCTCAATGTTTCCCAATCAATGAACACCAATGGAGACATTGGATGGAGGCGCTGGTTCCTCTCCCTCATCATCTCTTTAAAGCTGagtacaaaaataaagattatcGGGTTGTTTTTGTCCCAGTTTTTCCTCTTCCCGACTGAGGACGCTAAACACTCaattatcttaagtcttataagatcTTCCTATGAAAggatcatttggtctgtggtgcgTTAAGAGTGAATTTGTTCTGACAATCGACTCCGAATTATTGAATTACTTTTGTTTAGTCTCACCCATTCTTGAGAACTGGGACAAAACATGTCCTACATAATAACCCAAGTTTatataatcaataaatcaatcatGATTGACatactttaaaagtaaaattggAAGGAACTGTGTatacctttgtttttctttcaagtTCCAAGTATTGAccacttttaaaaaatctttaataactCAAAAAttgtacatacatacagacacatcaaattaaaaagaaaagttgtagTTATATAAATTGATTAATAAAGTGAGCATGAAACAATATTTTGAATTAAATTCTGCCTATCAAAGTCTTGTCCTCAGTTTATATCAACTCCGTCAGATTTTTTCgtaaactttattaaatgagACAAGAGCATGAGAAGCTATATCACTGAGGACCACTTTTATTTCCCTGGCTGTACTGAATGCAACACTACCACATACACTTTGGtgaatttaaaacttttttaaattttagacAAGCAGTGTCAAAATTCCCACGGTCACAGCTGGATTATGTCAACAcctttttaaacaacttttttttaaaacaacaatcgGCTCCGAAATGGGTCGTGGCCAACTGGAattattgaacatgttcaatatttacgagcaaaAATCTTCACGCgtgaggaaagccgacgactcctgagtcgtgactgtgtggattgtgatgGGGAACAaaatgcagccaatcagagagcgagctgactgggaaAGGAAACTAAAAGACAGCACAGCAACAGTCCCAAAGCTTAATGGGATCACTGGTCACACAGCTGAGAGGAGGTCCTCCCTCcaacaaaaataatcttttaaacaaatatgaacAATAACATTAATCCCCAACAGCAGTATGGTCATAAGCAGACTGAGGCAGAGAAACATTCAGATGAACTCACCTCCAACTGTGAGAACGGCTGCTGCCACCTGATACCTGTTAAGACAGGTAAAAACACAGGACTCAGTTCTGATCCATCCCAGTGTGTACCAGAGCACATTAAGGTGTTACAGTCCCAGGGTCTAGAGTATTATGGTGTCTTACAgtatctggatctggttctggttgttcTGGATCAGTCTCCTCTGGtcccggctcagagactccagGATGCTGTTGAAGGTTCGGATCGcctgaaacaagaaaaatggcTTCAGATTCACAGAAAGTTACAGGATACGAAGGATAGCACACCAGAGACCAGTGCAGACCACAAGAAACCAGTGTATACTACCAGAGACCAGTGCAGACCACAAGAAACCAGTGTATACTACCAGAGACCAGTGCAGACCACCAGAGAATATCAGACCACCAGAGACCAGTGCAGACCACCAGAGAATATCAGACCACCAGAGACCAGTGCAGACCACCAGAGAATATCAGACCACCAGAGACCAGTGTTGATCTGTACCAGAGACCAGGGATCAGTACAGACCACCTGAGACCAGTGAAACTCAGGAAATGATTCAGTGTCGTGGTTTCTTACCTCCAGTCTCAGAGAGAAGTAAATGTTAGTCTGTAGAGTGAACTGAGCCAACTGAAGCAGGACCACAGACAGCTGACTGACTGAGGgacaaatggaacaaacaggACAGATGGGACAAACGGGTCATATGGGACAAACGGGTCAGATGAGACAAACGGGGAAAAATGGAACAAACAGGACAGATGGGACAAACAGGTCAGATGGGACAAACGGGTCAGATGAGACAAACGGGGAAAAATGGAACAAACAGGACAGATGGGACAAACAGGTCAGATGGGACAAACGGGTCAGATGAGACAAACGGGTCGGATGGGACAAACGGGGAAAAATGGAACAAACAGGACAGATGGGACAAACGGGTCAGATGGGACAAACGGGTCGGATGGGACAAACAGGTCAGATGGACAGATGGGacaaatgaaaatgagaaagagagagcaaaCAGTCtgacaatgaaaaacacaaagaagaaaccAACCTGGAAGAGAAGCTTGACCCAGGATCTGAAAACACAGAGACTGAATCAGATTCACATGAAACACAGATATCAGTCATCAGTCAGTTATCAGTTATCAATCAGTTATCTGTCAGGTATCAGTGATGGATGAGTGAAGCAGCAGATGATCCAAAGTGATCCAATCTGTAGTTTAAACTCATTGTTCTGCCtgctcatgtttttgttgttgtgattcatGTTTTTTCCAGCTTGTCTGTCTCTTTGTGGAGCATTCTCAGTGACATCAAACTGTTTGTTTATGTCGCCATGTTGGGTGGCAACAAGCGAGCTGGGACCCGCTCCCATTGACTATTAACTGTTCCTCATCATGGATGGCACTAGTGGACTTTACAATTTCCAAACCAGTCAAACAGGgatatttagaaaaacatgcGCTTCTTGGTGCTGAAAATCCGTCTGActtctggtttaaaaaaaactccaaaacatccAGCTGATGGAGACATTGCTACTCGATTTACCTTACCTTGACATTTACAGCTACCTGGTCAATGAACAGTCACACTTCACAGGCATAATTAAAAGCATACAAGTCAGATTagaggcttataaatatttcatggcaGGATGGGAATCAGACCTTCAGCTAAGGAAAGTTCCCCAGCAGATAGTAGAAACCAGCAGATGCAGATAACGTTAACGCAATGTGAAGATTAGAGATGTCCCGGTGAGATATTTAGGAGTTAACATTTCTAACAATTACTGGAGGGAAACATTGCTGTTTAAAGACTGTGTGGTTTATTGAGACCAAAAAGGAAGATCCATGCCCAGCTTTTCATCAACACTTTAAATCTGccgtcaccgtggtgatccGTGGTGGAGGttggattagtggaacatccacctGTCACCTTGGTGATCCATATTGGAAGTTGGATAGTGGAACATCCACCAGTCACCGTGGTGATCCGTGGTGATCCGTGGTGGAGGttggattagtggaacatccaaCCGTCACCTTGGTGATCCATATTGGAGGttggattagtggaacatccacctGTCACCTTGGTGATCCATATTGGAGGttggattagtggaacatccacccgtcacctTGGTGATCCATATTGGAAGTTGGATAGTGGAACATCCACCAGTCACCGTGGTGATCCGTGGTGGAGGTTGGgttagtggaacatccacccgtcacctTGGTGATCCATATTGGAGGttggattagtggaacatccacccgtcacctTGGTGATCCATATTGGAGGttggattagtggaacatccacccgtcacctTGGTGATCCATATTGGAGGttggattagtggaacatccacccgtcaccgtggtgatccATGGTGGAGGttggattagtggaacatccacccgttACCTTGGGGATCCATATTGGAGGttggattagtggaacatccacccgtcaccgtggtgatccATACTGGAGGttggattagtggaacatccacccgtcaccgtggtgatccATACTGGAGGttggattagtggaacatccacccgtcaccgtggtgatccATACTGGAGGttggattagtggaacatccaccaGTCACCGTGGTGATCCATGGTGGAGGTTGGATTAttggaacatccacccgtcacaGTGGTGATCCACATTGGAGGttggattagtggaacatccacccgtcaccgtggtgatccACATTGGAGGttggattagtggaacatccacccgtcaccgtggtgatccACATTGGAGGttggattagtggaacatccacccgtcaccgtggtgatccACATTGGAGGTTGGATTAGTGGAATACCTATCCAGTTTCACCGCAGTTGCATTTCCATTgggagaaactggagattttgttcacttgctgtttcacataaaacatgacttacCCATGAACTTTTTATCTGACCATCCTCACAGTTacacatttttgtatttcttgttgCATGAAATAGAATCTGTTCAAGAATTAAACGAATGAACGAGACCGTTTTTACAAACTTTAATGcaatttacttctttttttgtttgctgtcaTCATTCAAATGCTTCCAGATCatcctttttccttctttactcaggcaaacacaaagatggatgggactgatgctgggtgAGGGCCGAGGCTCTTGTGAGTACTTTTGGATGGGAAAGGGGCCTGCAGCAGCACCAGCCActcattgagaagagtaaaGAATACctgttttaatttcagtttctaAAACCTCCAATAAGTCCAGAAAAagttcaatcaatcaaacttgaTTTGAATAGCACTttacaacagcaacagctgaaccaaagtgctttttaacgtgaaataataagagaataaaaacaactaaaaacaggtTAACAATAACAGTTGCTAGATTTGTTACTTGATTactctgtgctggggataagtCTGGAAcctctggagctgattgtccaggaAAGAATGCTACAGAAGCTGCTGAACATGGACAATttttcacatcctctacacaacacagtgaagaaacaacaaagtGTGTTTAGTGTGAGGATGTGTGTTTAGAAGATCGATGCAAGACcgaaagagatttttttatatatatatatatatatatatatatatatatatatatatataaatttttctgtttcaacttaaaaaggcaaattaatatattatatagaaatttgttatatatatatatatatatatatatatatatctatgtacTTATTATGATCTTCTGGAACTTAGCTCCAAAGGTTTTTCTCTAAATGGACCTCTTTAGATTTTAGTTGAATACCCCTGCTGTAGACGGTTGGAGCTTCCAACTCATCACCAGACCAGGAAGTGTCTGGTCCTGTGGGTCAGCAGCTcagacatgttcaggatgatgACTGGATGCTGCCCAGCTCTCATGACTGGTCACCTCCTCCGTCAGCAGGATCTCTGCTCAGGCTTCCACAGATCTCTCACGGTTTAAATGTGAAACTAAACTATACCattctttaaaaacatctctttatcATAAGTCTAAGGACttcctgatggaccacattcCAATCTTCATGTTGAATCTTTTTAAATAGGATTCTGAGAGAAGGAATGAAGATAAACTCATCGCTCTGCCAACTCCTTTCTGTTAACACATGGTTGTGTTTACAGATCTCACTCGAGCATGAAAGCATCTCTGTACGTATCAGATATGAAGGCGAGGTGTTGGTCAAGGTAAACAGGCCAGGAATCAGACACGAAGGCAAGGTTTGAGTCGGGGTTAAACAGACTGCAACGCTCCTCTCTGAGGAATGAAGTTTAACCTGActactcctcctcctgctgaCGTCTCAGTCCTCAGATTTCCTGCCGTCTCTCTCAGATCTGACACAAAGAAGCTGCCGCTGTTGCAGGCCAACACGCTTACTGAAGCTCAGATTAAATCTCCTGAAATGGCTCATCTGGGACTTAGTCTGGATGAAGACAAGCTGAGTTGCTCCATCTGTCTGGACCTGCTGAAGGATCCGGTCACCATTCCCTGTGGACACAGCTACTGCATGGGCTGCATTAAAAATCACTGGAATGCGGAGGATCCAAAGAGCATTTACAGCTGCCCTCAGTGCAGAAAGGCCTTCATACCGAAGCCGATCCTGGGGAAAAACACCATGTTGTCAGAGCTGGTGGAGGAGATGAAAAAGAGTGGTCTTCAAACTGCTCCTCAGCCTCAGAGCTTTGCTAGACCTGGAGATGTGGCCTGTGATTTCTGCACAGGAGTAAAGCTGAAAGCCACCAAGTCCTGTCTCCAGTGTCTGGCCTCCTACTGccagctccacctgcagcctcACTACGACTCGCCCACTTTCCAGACACACAAGCTGGTCGAAGTCTCGGCAAAAATCCAGGAGAACATTTGCCCCCGTCACAACAAGGTGAAGGAAATTTTCTGCCGCAGTGACCAGCAGTCCATCTGCTATCTTTGCTCCATGGAGGCACATAAAGGCCACGACACCgtctctgcagcagcagaacgGGCCAACAGGCAGAGGGAGCTTGGCCCGAGTCGGCTAAAGatccagcagagaatccaggacagagagaaggatgtgaagctgctgcagacagagGTGGAGAACATTAACAGCTCTGTTGATGAAGCAGCGAGGGAAAGCCAGACCACTTTCAGTCATCTCATCCAGCTCCTGGAGAAAAGAAGCTCTGAGGTTCAGCAGCAGATCCAGTCCCAGCAGGAGACTGAAATGGGTCGGGTCCAAGAGCTTCAGGACAAGCTGCAGCAGGAGATCACCGAGCTGAGGAAGAAAGATGCAGAGCTGGAGCAGCTCTCACGCTCAGAGGACCACTGCCAGTTTCTGCTGAGGTTCCCCTCGCTGTCGGCCCTCAGCCCGACCACAGACACAGTCAGCAACAAGGTCCGACCTCTGAGATACTTCGAGGAGCTGATGACGGCTGTGTCAGAACTcacagaaaacctgcaggacatccTGAGCCAGGACTGGACCCAAGTCTCAGAGGCTGAACTGGATGCTTTACTCTCACCAACAGAACCAGAGCCCAGACCATCACTACTGGCAGAACCAGAGCCCAGACCATCACTACGGGCAGAACCAGAGCCCAGACCATCACTACAGGCAGAACCAGAGCCCAGATCCTCACCACATCCTTCACTGACACGGGCAGAATCAGAGCACAAACCATTACCCCGTCCGTCACTGACACGGGCTGAATCAGAGCACAAACCATTACCCCGTCCGTCACTGACACGGGCTGAATCAGAGCACAAACCATTACCCCGTCCGTCACTGACACGGGCTGAATCAGAGCCCATAACATCGCCGCGGGCTTTGCTAACACGGGCTGAATCCAAGGTACCAGAAGAACCAGTTTACCTGACACCAGATGAAGCTGAGACTTTACAACCACAACCAATTTACATGACAGTGGAGGAGTCCGGGGTTCTTCCATCACAACCAGTTTATCATAACTCAC encodes:
- the LOC121628819 gene encoding tripartite motif-containing protein 16-like; the protein is MAHLGLSLDEDKLSCSICLDLLKDPVTIPCGHSYCMGCIKNHWNAEDPKSIYSCPQCRKAFIPKPILGKNTMLSELVEEMKKSGLQTAPQPQSFARPGDVACDFCTGVKLKATKSCLQCLASYCQLHLQPHYDSPTFQTHKLVEVSAKIQENICPRHNKVKEIFCRSDQQSICYLCSMEAHKGHDTVSAAAERANRQRELGPSRLKIQQRIQDREKDVKLLQTEVENINSSVDEAARESQTTFSHLIQLLEKRSSEVQQQIQSQQETEMGRVQELQDKLQQEITELRKKDAELEQLSRSEDHCQFLLRFPSLSALSPTTDTVSNKVRPLRYFEELMTAVSELTENLQDILSQDWTQVSEAELDALLSPTEPEPRPSLLAEPEPRPSLRAEPEPRPSLQAEPEPRSSPHPSLTRAESEHKPLPRPSLTRAESEHKPLPRPSLTRAESEHKPLPRPSLTRAESEPITSPRALLTRAESKVPEEPVYLTPDEAETLQPQPIYMTVEESGVLPSQPVYHNSQQSGSASPPVSLTPDECKARVAFLQYSCQITLDPNTVNRLLVLSGDNRRVSRAKRRQWYFNHPDRFSDRLQVLSRESLTGRCYWEVEWTGIVSIAVTYKNISRTGMISGFGDNNKSWALYCHNNKFIHNGVSTVLSGPQSSRVGVYLDHRGGVLSFYSVSETMTLLQMIQTTFTQPLHVGLCVGSGSAELLQLL